GCGCTGCTCGACCTGATTCGCGGCCTCCTGAACGGTGGTCGGGTCGGTGACGTCCAGGGTGACCGCGTACGCGTCGCTGCCTACGGCGCGCAGCGCAGCAGCGGTCTCCTCGCCGCGCCGAGGGTCTCTGGCGCCGATCAGGACCGTCATTCCCAGCGCGGCGAGTTGTTCGGCAGCTGCACGGCCGATCCCTTTGTTTGCCCCGGTAATCAACGCGATCTTGTGGTGTGTGGTGTACTCGCTCACGACTAGCTCCTTCGATGGGATGGTGTGTTCTTCTCAGAACGTGTCTTCCTGCCTGTGAAACCTGAGACGAGACAGTCCGCCCCTCTGTGACATGCAGGCAGACATGTCACAGAGGGTCGGGCTGCCTCGTCTTGTCTTTCGAAGGCAGATTCTGATCAGGAAGGTGATCGTCATGCGAGTATTCGTGGCAGGTGGGACCGGAGTTCTGGGGCGGCGGCTGGTGCCGCGACTGATAGAGAGTGGACACGAGGTGACGGCTACGACGACGAGCGCGGCGAAGCTGGGTCTGCTGGAGCAAATGGGAGCTGGGGGCGTCGTGATGGACGGATTGGATGCGGCGTCGGTCGGTGAGGCGGTGGCGGCCGCCCGGCCGGACGTGATCGTGCATCAGATGACCGCGATCTCCGTGGCACACGCCGGCAAGTCGGATATGAAACACATGGATCGGTGGTTCGCCGGTACCAACCGGCTGCGTACCGAGGGGACGGACCACCTGTTGGCCGCCGCCGAGGCGACAGGCGTCGAGCATTTCGTCGCGCAGAGTTACGCCGCCTGGAACGGCATCCGGGAGGGCGGCTGGGTGAAGACTGAGCAGGACTCGGTGGACCCGATGACGGGGACGCCGGCGGAGCCTGGGATGGCTGCTCTCGGTC
This Salinibacterium sp. ZJ450 DNA region includes the following protein-coding sequences:
- a CDS encoding NAD(P)-dependent oxidoreductase, producing the protein MRVFVAGGTGVLGRRLVPRLIESGHEVTATTTSAAKLGLLEQMGAGGVVMDGLDAASVGEAVAAARPDVIVHQMTAISVAHAGKSDMKHMDRWFAGTNRLRTEGTDHLLAAAEATGVEHFVAQSYAAWNGIREGGWVKTEQDSVDPMTGTPAEPGMAALGHVEDAVVKAGGAVLRYGWFYGPGATDGLVEPVRKRQFPIVGGGTGYCSWVHLDDAASGTLLAVEQQARGVFNIVDDEPAPASEWLPYLAACAGAKRPMRVPAWLARPLAGEVATTMMTDGRGFSNAKAKRELGWKLRYPSWRQGFKEELA